One window of the Deinococcus aerius genome contains the following:
- a CDS encoding low temperature requirement protein A, producing MTDLPRSAFQAARETARTEPVITRVSTLELFLDLVFVFTVTQLTSLIAGARNGADYLGAALVFMTIWWIYSGYVWLTSNVGTERTKHRLLMFAGMAGFLVMALAIPTVFGAGGVAYGVGLLVVTLVHAGLFTRARTGSARAILGIAPFNLVSAGLVLLAGFVNLPWDWPLWVAAVGVVISSSFFGRERGFTLSPAPQR from the coding sequence ATGACGGACCTGCCCCGCTCGGCCTTCCAGGCAGCCCGTGAGACGGCCCGGACGGAGCCGGTCATCACGCGGGTGAGCACGCTGGAACTGTTCCTCGACCTCGTGTTCGTGTTCACGGTCACGCAGCTCACCAGTTTGATCGCCGGGGCGCGGAATGGGGCGGATTACCTGGGGGCCGCGCTCGTCTTCATGACGATCTGGTGGATCTACAGCGGGTACGTGTGGCTCACGAGCAACGTGGGCACCGAACGCACGAAGCACCGCCTCCTGATGTTCGCGGGGATGGCGGGCTTTCTGGTGATGGCACTCGCCATTCCGACCGTGTTTGGTGCGGGCGGCGTGGCCTACGGGGTGGGCCTGCTCGTCGTGACGCTGGTGCACGCCGGGCTCTTCACCCGGGCGCGGACGGGGAGCGCGCGGGCGATCCTCGGCATCGCCCCCTTCAACCTGGTCTCGGCGGGGCTGGTGCTGCTCGCGGGGTTTGTGAATCTGCCGTGGGACTGGCCGCTGTGGGTGGCGGCGGTCGGGGTGGTGATCTCCAGCTCCTTTTTCGGGCGCGAGCGGGGGTTCACGCTCAGCCCGGCGCCTCAACGTTGA
- a CDS encoding low temperature requirement protein A gives MVLIALGESIVAIGTGARGLALNATLVTAAALGLALAGALWWTYFDRDDQRAERRMDALPDGERARLALAGFGYGHYLMLAGIIVLAAGIKGVVAHPADHAEPHVAWCLGGGLALYLAGDVLFRRLMGLGPGRLRLLAAVGALLTVPLALADGGLVQLGACVALLVLLLLAEAGRRTVKLT, from the coding sequence GTGGTCCTGATCGCGCTGGGGGAGAGCATCGTCGCTATCGGGACGGGGGCGCGCGGCCTGGCCCTGAACGCCACGCTGGTCACGGCGGCGGCGCTCGGGCTGGCCCTCGCCGGGGCGCTGTGGTGGACCTACTTCGACCGCGACGACCAGCGGGCCGAACGCCGCATGGACGCCCTGCCGGACGGGGAGCGGGCCCGCCTCGCGCTCGCCGGGTTCGGCTACGGGCATTACCTGATGCTCGCGGGGATCATCGTGCTCGCCGCCGGGATCAAGGGGGTCGTGGCGCACCCGGCGGACCACGCCGAGCCGCACGTCGCCTGGTGTCTGGGAGGCGGTCTCGCCCTGTACCTGGCCGGGGACGTGCTGTTCCGGCGGCTGATGGGGCTGGGCCCGGGTCGCCTGCGCCTCCTGGCCGCAGTGGGGGCGCTGCTCACGGTGCCCCTCGCCCTCGCCGACGGGGGCCTGGTGCAACTGGGGGCGTGCGTCGCGCTGCTCGTCCTCCTGCTGCTGGCGGAGGCGGGGCGGCGGACAGTGAAGCTCACCTGA
- a CDS encoding MerR family transcriptional regulator: protein MPNPFPLPIREAAALLGVSAHTLRYYEREGLLTVPRAAGGERRYTERELDMLRFLLRLRATGMGMAGLRDYVALARQGDGTVAARRELLVRHEQAVVARLEALQADLEAIRHKIEKYDRQHSPLTHKETA from the coding sequence GTGCCGAACCCCTTCCCCCTGCCGATTCGGGAGGCCGCCGCGCTCCTCGGCGTGAGCGCCCACACCCTGCGCTACTACGAGCGCGAGGGCCTGCTGACCGTGCCCCGCGCGGCGGGCGGGGAGCGGCGGTACACCGAGCGGGAACTGGACATGCTGCGCTTCCTGCTGCGGCTGCGGGCGACCGGGATGGGCATGGCGGGGCTGCGGGACTACGTGGCCCTCGCCCGGCAGGGGGACGGCACCGTTGCCGCCCGCCGGGAACTGCTCGTCCGGCACGAGCAGGCCGTCGTCGCGCGGCTGGAAGCTCTTCAAGCGGACCTGGAGGCCATTCGCCACAAGATCGAGAAGTACGACCGGCAGCATTCGCCCCTCACCCACAAGGAGACCGCATGA
- a CDS encoding aldo/keto reductase — MTTTSLPTRHLRDLSVSALGLGCMGMSEFYGGTDDAENLRTLDRALELGVTFYDTADMYGVGRNEELLGRWLAGKRDRVVIATKFGNMRGKGGERLGINGRPEYVRSACEASLRRLGVDHIDLYYQHRVDPNTPIEETVGAMSELVQEGKVRFLGLSEASAGTLRRANAVHPIAALQTEYSLWTRDPEGGILQTCRELGVGFVPYSPLGRGFLTGQIKSPEDFAPDDFRRVSPRFQGENFQKNLDLVREVERLAAEKGCTPSQLALAWVLAQGDDLVPIPGTKRVKYLEENLGALDVQLTPEDLSRMDAAFPVGAASGERYPDMSSVNR, encoded by the coding sequence ATGACCACGACTTCCCTTCCCACCCGGCACCTCCGCGACCTCAGCGTGTCCGCCCTCGGCCTGGGCTGCATGGGCATGAGCGAGTTCTACGGCGGGACCGACGACGCCGAGAACCTGCGGACGCTGGACCGCGCCCTGGAACTGGGCGTCACCTTCTACGACACCGCCGACATGTACGGCGTCGGCCGCAACGAGGAGTTGCTGGGGCGTTGGCTCGCGGGCAAACGGGACCGGGTGGTGATCGCCACCAAGTTCGGCAACATGCGCGGCAAGGGCGGCGAGCGGCTGGGGATCAACGGCCGCCCCGAGTACGTGAGATCGGCGTGCGAGGCCAGCCTGCGGCGGCTGGGGGTGGACCACATCGACCTGTACTACCAGCACCGGGTGGACCCCAACACCCCCATCGAGGAGACGGTCGGGGCCATGAGCGAACTCGTGCAGGAGGGCAAGGTCCGCTTCCTGGGCCTGTCGGAGGCGTCCGCGGGGACGCTGCGCCGCGCCAACGCCGTCCACCCCATCGCCGCCCTGCAAACGGAGTACAGCCTGTGGACCCGCGACCCCGAAGGGGGCATCCTGCAAACCTGCCGGGAACTCGGCGTGGGCTTCGTGCCGTACAGCCCGCTGGGGCGCGGCTTCCTGACCGGGCAGATCAAGAGCCCCGAGGACTTCGCCCCCGATGACTTCCGCCGCGTGAGCCCGCGCTTTCAGGGCGAGAACTTCCAGAAAAACCTCGACCTCGTGCGCGAGGTGGAGCGGCTGGCCGCCGAGAAAGGCTGCACGCCCTCGCAACTCGCGCTCGCCTGGGTGCTCGCGCAGGGCGACGATCTCGTGCCCATCCCCGGCACCAAGCGGGTGAAGTACCTGGAGGAGAACCTGGGGGCGCTGGACGTGCAGCTTACGCCGGAGGACCTGTCTCGCATGGACGCCGCCTTCCCGGTGGGCGCGGCGAGCGGGGAGCGTTACCCGGATATGAGCAGCGTGAATCGCTGA
- a CDS encoding helix-turn-helix domain-containing protein, with protein sequence MTASSLPAVQVSARSPLLGAGLGALLLAAGLPVVAEGGEVLVLDDGWLDDPDALTEVWPEGIGVVAVGSPAWAGVLAELAPCGWAALPLDATPGELLAGVLGAAAGLAVLPPALVPTPATPAGEEGESPLPTGDVSLTPRERDVLALLAEGLSNKRAARELGVTESTVKFHVQAVYSKLGVQSRAAAVARGIQLGLVSV encoded by the coding sequence ATGACGGCCTCCTCGCTGCCCGCCGTGCAGGTCAGCGCCCGTTCCCCGCTGCTGGGCGCGGGCCTGGGCGCCCTGCTCCTCGCGGCGGGCCTGCCCGTGGTGGCCGAGGGGGGCGAGGTCCTCGTTCTCGACGACGGCTGGCTGGACGACCCCGACGCCCTGACGGAGGTGTGGCCGGAGGGCATCGGGGTGGTCGCGGTCGGTTCGCCCGCCTGGGCCGGGGTCCTGGCCGAACTCGCGCCGTGCGGTTGGGCAGCCCTCCCGCTCGACGCCACGCCCGGCGAACTCCTCGCGGGGGTGCTCGGTGCGGCGGCAGGCCTTGCGGTGCTGCCCCCCGCGCTCGTGCCCACCCCGGCAACTCCAGCCGGGGAGGAAGGCGAAAGCCCCCTTCCCACCGGGGACGTGTCCCTCACCCCCCGCGAGCGCGACGTGCTGGCCCTGCTCGCCGAGGGGCTAAGCAACAAGCGGGCCGCGCGGGAACTCGGCGTGACCGAGAGCACCGTCAAGTTCCACGTGCAGGCCGTGTATTCCAAGCTCGGGGTGCAGAGCCGGGCGGCAGCGGTGGCACGGGGGATTCAGTTAGGGCTGGTGAGTGTGTAG
- a CDS encoding S1C family serine protease yields the protein MTTFQDLSAGMADAVRAAGQSVVTVMGVRPVTVSGTVIADGQVLTVAHVLHSDEVTVRTPDGRELPGTVAGRDPATDLALVRVDGLNVAPLSPSAGARVGELLLAVGRPTHGVQVSLGLMEREAAPERGPLRGWLNAGAAPFRGVSGGALVDARGGLVGVLNAGMSRGILLAVPASRALKVAETLSTQGRVPRGYLGVATQPVRFPDPAGEGTEPERGSRRGRHGRWGRDGGRVGLAVVQVEEGSPAAGAGMLVGDVLLALEGEGIRHPGELLERVRERAGETLTVRVLRGGQELDLTLTVGTR from the coding sequence ATGACAACCTTTCAAGACCTTTCGGCAGGAATGGCGGACGCCGTGCGCGCGGCGGGACAGAGTGTAGTGACGGTGATGGGCGTTCGGCCGGTGACGGTGAGCGGCACGGTGATCGCGGACGGGCAGGTGCTCACGGTCGCCCACGTCCTGCACAGTGACGAGGTGACGGTGCGGACGCCAGATGGCCGCGAGTTGCCCGGCACCGTGGCGGGCCGCGACCCGGCGACGGACCTCGCGCTCGTGCGGGTGGACGGGCTGAACGTGGCGCCGCTCAGCCCCAGCGCGGGCGCGCGGGTAGGTGAACTGCTCCTCGCGGTGGGCCGCCCGACCCACGGCGTGCAGGTGAGCCTGGGGCTGATGGAGCGGGAGGCGGCGCCGGAACGCGGCCCGCTGCGCGGCTGGCTGAATGCGGGCGCGGCGCCCTTCCGGGGAGTGTCGGGCGGCGCCCTGGTGGACGCCCGGGGCGGGCTGGTCGGCGTGCTGAACGCGGGCATGAGCCGCGGCATCCTCCTCGCCGTGCCCGCCTCCCGCGCCCTGAAGGTGGCGGAGACGCTGAGCACGCAGGGCCGGGTGCCGCGCGGCTACCTGGGGGTGGCGACCCAACCCGTGCGCTTCCCCGACCCGGCGGGCGAGGGCACCGAACCCGAGCGCGGGTCACGCCGGGGCCGTCATGGGCGCTGGGGGCGTGACGGTGGCCGCGTCGGCCTCGCCGTCGTGCAGGTCGAGGAGGGCAGCCCCGCCGCGGGGGCCGGAATGCTCGTCGGGGACGTGCTGCTCGCCCTTGAAGGCGAGGGCATCCGCCACCCGGGCGAGTTGCTGGAGCGCGTGCGCGAGCGGGCCGGGGAGACCCTGACCGTGCGGGTGCTGCGCGGCGGGCAGGAACTCGACCTCACCCTGACGGTGGGGACGCGCTGA
- a CDS encoding helix-turn-helix domain-containing protein, producing MDEVLTLEELAAYLKVSETTAYALVRGGQIPGRKVGREWRFLKARVVDWLMKAGTEDGMEGHSGVVQRDEQGGEFKVEHGREYVALWLPLTREEKAAQLEKAAREGVNVSDLVADYLRTWAGS from the coding sequence ATGGATGAAGTCCTGACGCTGGAGGAGCTGGCCGCCTATCTGAAGGTGAGTGAAACGACGGCCTACGCGCTGGTGCGGGGTGGGCAGATTCCCGGTCGCAAGGTCGGGCGCGAGTGGCGCTTCCTCAAAGCGCGCGTGGTGGACTGGCTGATGAAGGCCGGAACGGAGGACGGGATGGAAGGGCACAGCGGTGTGGTTCAGCGCGACGAGCAGGGCGGCGAGTTCAAGGTGGAGCATGGGCGCGAGTACGTCGCGCTGTGGCTGCCCCTGACCCGCGAGGAGAAGGCCGCGCAACTGGAGAAGGCGGCGCGGGAGGGCGTGAACGTCAGCGACCTCGTGGCCGACTACCTGAGAACCTGGGCTGGGTCCTAG
- a CDS encoding GNAT family N-acetyltransferase codes for MGRVSLRPLRPGDEEAAMRWAADPEFCLATGWTAGLAPRKVREHWSRVISGLGPDFLRLGAELDGRLVGYVDLADLTPTSGEFGIAIGERALWGRGVGAETGRLMLAHGFDTLGLETITAEVHAPNLRSHALMRRLGFREVREGGPDTYCGEVVTTVWYELKWGQFALTPPTF; via the coding sequence ATGGGACGGGTAAGCCTGCGCCCGCTGCGCCCCGGCGACGAGGAAGCCGCCATGCGCTGGGCCGCCGACCCCGAGTTCTGCCTGGCGACGGGCTGGACCGCCGGGCTGGCGCCCCGCAAGGTTCGGGAACACTGGTCACGCGTCATCTCGGGGCTGGGACCGGACTTCCTGCGGCTGGGCGCCGAACTGGACGGGCGGCTGGTCGGGTACGTGGACCTGGCGGACCTCACCCCCACCTCCGGCGAGTTCGGCATCGCCATCGGGGAGCGGGCGCTGTGGGGCCGGGGGGTGGGCGCGGAGACGGGACGGCTGATGCTCGCGCACGGCTTTGACACGCTGGGCCTGGAGACCATCACCGCCGAGGTCCACGCCCCCAACCTCCGCTCACACGCGCTGATGCGGCGGTTGGGCTTCCGCGAGGTCAGGGAGGGAGGGCCGGACACGTACTGTGGCGAGGTGGTCACGACGGTGTGGTATGAGCTCAAGTGGGGCCAGTTTGCTCTAACTCCCCCCACCTTTTGA
- a CDS encoding NAD(P)H-dependent flavin oxidoreductase: MNALMERLGLRVPVIQAPMAGGPSTPELAAAVSEAGGLGSLGAAYLTAGQIGAAGEAVRALTARPFGINLFIPGPLPEVTTAEVEAAIAELAPLHTELGLPPPTLGERVREDFDAQFRAALEVRPAVFSFAFGRLGAARIAALRAAGILAVGTATGGVEARALAADGVDAIVVQGGAAGGHRGGWTHDELEDTLHLTRVAVWAVNVPVIAAGGLMDAADVRAALGAGASLAQCGTAFLRADEAGTSAPYRGALASAGPGDTTLTRAFSGRMARGLANRVTAGVRCPLPFPLQNALTRELRAAAARLGRADFLSLWAGEGAHRGREGTAAELLAGLWDG, translated from the coding sequence ATGAACGCCCTGATGGAGCGGCTCGGCCTGCGGGTGCCGGTGATTCAGGCGCCGATGGCGGGGGGACCCTCGACGCCGGAACTCGCGGCGGCGGTGAGTGAGGCGGGCGGCCTGGGCAGCCTGGGCGCGGCGTACCTGACAGCCGGACAGATTGGGGCGGCGGGGGAAGCCGTGCGGGCGCTCACGGCCCGGCCCTTCGGGATCAACCTGTTCATCCCCGGGCCGTTGCCGGAGGTCACGACCGCAGAGGTGGAGGCGGCGATCGCCGAACTCGCGCCGCTGCACACGGAACTGGGGTTGCCCCCACCCACATTAGGCGAGCGAGTTCGGGAGGACTTCGACGCGCAGTTCCGGGCGGCGCTGGAGGTCCGGCCCGCCGTGTTCTCCTTTGCCTTTGGAAGGCTGGGAGCTGCCAGGATTGCGGCGTTACGTGCGGCAGGCATTCTCGCCGTCGGTACAGCAACAGGGGGAGTGGAGGCCCGTGCGCTCGCAGCGGATGGGGTGGATGCCATCGTCGTGCAGGGCGGTGCGGCGGGCGGCCACAGAGGAGGCTGGACTCACGACGAGTTGGAGGACACGCTGCACCTGACCCGTGTGGCGGTTTGGGCCGTCAATGTCCCGGTCATTGCGGCGGGCGGCCTGATGGACGCGGCGGACGTTCGCGCCGCCCTGGGGGCCGGGGCCAGCCTCGCCCAGTGCGGCACGGCCTTTCTGCGGGCGGACGAGGCGGGCACCTCTGCCCCCTACCGGGGGGCGCTCGCCTCAGCAGGGCCGGGAGACACGACGCTCACCCGGGCCTTCAGCGGCCGGATGGCCCGCGGTCTCGCCAACCGGGTGACGGCGGGGGTGCGCTGTCCCCTCCCCTTCCCCCTCCAGAACGCGCTGACCCGCGAACTGCGCGCGGCGGCGGCGCGCCTGGGGCGGGCAGACTTCCTGAGCCTCTGGGCGGGCGAGGGCGCCCACCGGGGACGGGAAGGCACGGCGGCGGAACTTCTGGCGGGGTTATGGGACGGGTAA
- a CDS encoding S8 family peptidase, translating to MLKKSLAVVMFSSSLLACGQLPTGDQTPKASGAAADLEAQAVRRERYLVVFRTEGGPADVAARVARAGGRLGRNLSGVGVATATGDASFGRRMAADPEVLAVGPEGHLSLPAVQEIAALGTSSLDDLSGQQWDMRRIGAGAGAGRAGGRQKDVLVAVLDTGVMDDHPDLRGQLALNVGTNYCREAGGPGGASGYPVYRSYLDPAAPGGPSADACTAGTTPTYQGHGTHVAGIITGRADGEGITGVAPGVRIAAYKVFDRYRSADGQDQFGAFDGPVFAAILDAANRGAAVINMSMTSTLDLSNPQHKAMWHAWSRVTNYAARKGTLIVAAAGNSAESSRGKLAHLPSDLPAVMSVSATGTTRLEGDEQGVLWPKGRDVLAYYSNWGPSTDLAAPGGDCGTNPDNNLSWCDGPSGNSYQLPDDSYRHMILSSVIHEDGGAGYVYLSGTSMAAPHVAGVAALVKALHPDWKAGRLRAHLKATAERIGQKQTFGGGLVNADRATR from the coding sequence ATGCTCAAGAAGTCGCTCGCCGTCGTCATGTTTTCGTCGTCTCTGCTGGCCTGCGGCCAACTCCCGACGGGGGACCAGACCCCCAAGGCGTCCGGCGCCGCCGCCGACCTTGAGGCGCAGGCGGTCCGGCGCGAACGGTACCTCGTGGTGTTCAGGACCGAGGGAGGACCCGCCGACGTGGCCGCGCGGGTGGCCCGGGCGGGGGGGCGGCTGGGCCGCAACCTGAGCGGGGTGGGGGTGGCGACCGCGACCGGGGACGCCAGTTTCGGGCGCCGAATGGCCGCCGACCCCGAGGTGCTGGCTGTCGGGCCGGAGGGCCACCTCAGCCTGCCCGCCGTGCAGGAGATCGCGGCCCTGGGAACGAGCAGCCTCGACGACCTGTCGGGGCAACAGTGGGATATGCGGCGCATCGGGGCCGGGGCGGGCGCGGGCCGGGCGGGGGGGCGGCAGAAGGACGTGCTCGTGGCCGTCCTCGACACCGGCGTGATGGACGACCACCCGGACCTGCGGGGACAGCTCGCCCTCAACGTGGGCACGAACTACTGCCGCGAGGCGGGCGGGCCGGGCGGCGCGAGCGGCTACCCGGTCTACCGCAGCTACCTCGACCCCGCCGCGCCCGGCGGCCCCTCCGCCGACGCCTGCACCGCGGGGACGACCCCCACGTATCAGGGGCACGGCACCCACGTGGCGGGCATCATCACGGGGCGGGCGGATGGGGAGGGCATCACCGGGGTGGCGCCGGGGGTGAGGATCGCGGCCTACAAGGTGTTCGACCGCTACCGCTCGGCGGACGGGCAGGACCAGTTCGGCGCGTTCGACGGACCCGTCTTCGCGGCGATCCTGGACGCGGCGAACCGGGGCGCGGCGGTCATCAACATGAGCATGACGAGTACGCTCGACCTCTCAAACCCCCAGCACAAGGCGATGTGGCACGCCTGGAGCCGGGTGACGAACTACGCGGCCCGGAAAGGCACGCTGATCGTGGCGGCGGCGGGCAACAGCGCCGAGAGTTCCCGGGGGAAGCTGGCACACCTGCCCTCCGACCTCCCGGCAGTCATGTCGGTCTCGGCCACCGGCACCACCCGCCTGGAGGGCGACGAGCAGGGCGTCCTGTGGCCGAAGGGGCGCGACGTCCTGGCCTATTACTCCAACTGGGGGCCCAGCACCGACCTCGCCGCGCCGGGGGGCGACTGCGGCACGAACCCGGATAACAACCTGAGCTGGTGCGACGGGCCCAGCGGCAACTCGTACCAGCTTCCCGACGACTCCTACCGCCACATGATCCTCTCCAGCGTCATCCACGAGGACGGCGGCGCGGGCTACGTCTACCTCTCGGGCACGAGCATGGCGGCTCCCCACGTGGCGGGGGTCGCGGCCCTCGTCAAGGCGCTGCACCCGGACTGGAAGGCCGGACGGCTGCGCGCCCACCTGAAGGCGACGGCGGAGAGGATCGGGCAGAAGCAGACCTTCGGCGGCGGCCTGGTGAACGCCGACCGCGCCACCCGCTGA
- a CDS encoding histone deacetylase family protein, with protein MTSPFPRAWTGFRRPAYQAGPPPRRQFLPREFLEALLAGAAARLPLLDAPRLDWADAERVHDPAYLARWRRGEVTRAEERALGFPWNPAVVERGLLSSGATLAATRDALAHGLGINLGGGTHHAYRDRAEGFSFLNDVVISTRWLLDQGHVRRVLILDLDVHQGNGTAAILQGEERVLTVSVHGANNYPFQKERSGLDLALPDGTGDEAYLAVLDEVIAPAVARFRPDFAFYLAGADVLGGDQLGRLALTPGGVRARDDRVFRWAARTGTPLVTVMAGGYNRDPRKLIETRLGTLDAALAAFG; from the coding sequence ATGACCTCCCCCTTTCCCCGCGCCTGGACGGGCTTTCGGCGCCCGGCCTACCAGGCTGGCCCCCCGCCCCGGCGCCAGTTCCTTCCCCGCGAATTCCTGGAGGCGCTGCTTGCGGGGGCGGCCGCCCGGCTCCCGCTGCTCGACGCTCCCCGGCTGGACTGGGCCGACGCCGAGCGGGTCCACGATCCCGCCTACCTCGCGCGCTGGCGCCGGGGGGAGGTGACGCGGGCGGAGGAACGCGCCCTGGGCTTTCCCTGGAACCCGGCGGTCGTGGAGCGCGGCCTGCTCTCCAGCGGGGCGACACTCGCCGCCACCCGCGACGCGCTCGCTCACGGCCTGGGCATCAATCTGGGCGGGGGCACCCACCACGCCTACCGCGACCGGGCCGAGGGATTCTCCTTCCTGAACGACGTGGTCATCAGCACGCGCTGGCTGCTCGACCAGGGCCACGTCCGGCGCGTCCTGATCCTCGACCTCGATGTGCATCAGGGGAACGGCACCGCCGCCATCCTTCAGGGCGAGGAGCGGGTGTTGACCGTCAGCGTTCACGGCGCGAACAACTATCCCTTTCAGAAGGAGCGGAGCGGGCTGGACCTCGCCCTGCCCGATGGCACCGGGGATGAGGCGTACCTCGCCGTGCTGGATGAGGTCATCGCTCCCGCCGTCGCCCGATTTCGGCCCGATTTCGCCTTCTACCTGGCGGGGGCGGATGTGCTGGGGGGGGATCAGCTCGGGCGGCTGGCGCTGACTCCTGGGGGAGTGCGGGCGCGGGATGACCGGGTGTTCCGGTGGGCGGCCCGGACGGGGACGCCGCTCGTGACCGTCATGGCGGGGGGATATAACCGGGACCCGCGGAAGCTGATCGAGACCCGGCTGGGGACGTTGGATGCGGCGCTGGCGGCGTTTGGGTGA
- a CDS encoding peptide chain release factor 3, with product MTTPATSLEHEIARRRTFAIISHPDAGKTTITEKLLLYGGAIQEAGSVTAKEGRSHTKSDWMSIEQQRGISISSSALTFEYAGRHINLLDTPGHQDFSEDTYRTLTAADSALMVLDAARGVQSQTEKLFAVCRNRGIPILTFVNKMDRPALDPFELLAQVEGTLKITAVPLTWPIGDGPDFKGVYDLGTGQVLAFERTSGGKHRAPVQTAGLDDPRLVDLVGPDLAAKLREDVELIQGAMPEFEPGAFLRGELTPVFFGSAMNNFGVEHFLAHFVDLAPPPGPVETNLGERDPDAPFAGFVFKLQANMSKQHRDRTAFMRVMSGHFERGMDVTHTRTGRKLRLSQAHTLFAQDREKVEEAYPGDIVGLVNPGVFQIGDVVSVDPKVQLPSFPRFTPETFATLSLKDVGKRKAFMKGLTQLAEEGVVQVFYPTDGARDPYLGAVGPLQFEVFQARLAEEYGVEVEMHVTSYQLVRWLAGDPGSVARFARHVEDDQGRPVMLFRSKYDLDYTAEQHPEIEFLPLPRDLTRV from the coding sequence ATGACCACCCCCGCCACTTCACTGGAGCACGAGATCGCCCGCCGGCGAACCTTTGCCATCATCTCGCACCCGGACGCCGGGAAGACGACGATCACCGAAAAACTGCTGCTGTACGGAGGCGCCATTCAGGAGGCGGGCTCGGTGACGGCCAAGGAAGGCCGCTCGCACACGAAGTCCGACTGGATGAGCATCGAGCAGCAGCGCGGGATTTCGATTTCCAGTTCCGCGCTGACGTTCGAGTACGCGGGCCGGCACATCAACCTCCTCGACACGCCGGGCCACCAGGACTTCTCGGAGGACACCTACCGCACCCTGACCGCCGCCGACTCCGCGCTGATGGTTCTGGATGCGGCGCGCGGCGTGCAGTCGCAGACCGAGAAACTGTTCGCGGTGTGCCGCAACCGGGGCATTCCCATCCTGACCTTCGTGAACAAGATGGACCGCCCCGCGCTGGACCCATTCGAACTGCTCGCGCAGGTGGAGGGCACGCTGAAGATCACCGCCGTGCCGCTCACCTGGCCCATCGGTGACGGCCCGGACTTCAAGGGCGTGTACGACCTCGGGACCGGGCAGGTCCTCGCCTTCGAGCGCACCTCGGGGGGCAAGCACCGGGCGCCCGTGCAGACGGCGGGGCTGGACGATCCCCGGCTCGTGGACCTCGTCGGTCCCGACCTCGCCGCCAAGCTGCGCGAGGACGTGGAACTCATCCAGGGCGCGATGCCGGAGTTCGAGCCGGGGGCCTTCCTGCGGGGCGAACTCACCCCGGTCTTCTTCGGCTCGGCGATGAACAACTTCGGGGTGGAGCACTTTCTCGCCCACTTCGTGGACCTCGCCCCGCCGCCCGGCCCGGTCGAGACGAACCTGGGCGAGCGTGACCCCGACGCGCCGTTCGCGGGCTTCGTCTTCAAGCTTCAGGCCAACATGAGCAAGCAGCACCGCGACCGCACCGCCTTCATGCGCGTGATGAGCGGGCATTTCGAGCGCGGAATGGACGTGACGCACACGCGAACCGGGCGCAAGCTGCGCCTCAGCCAGGCCCACACCCTCTTCGCCCAGGACCGCGAGAAGGTCGAGGAGGCGTACCCCGGCGACATCGTCGGCCTGGTCAACCCCGGCGTGTTCCAGATCGGCGACGTGGTGAGCGTGGACCCCAAGGTGCAGTTGCCGAGCTTCCCCCGCTTCACGCCGGAGACCTTCGCCACCCTCTCCCTCAAGGACGTGGGCAAGCGCAAGGCGTTCATGAAGGGCCTGACCCAGCTCGCCGAGGAGGGCGTGGTGCAGGTCTTCTACCCCACGGACGGGGCGCGTGACCCCTACCTGGGCGCGGTCGGCCCCCTCCAGTTCGAGGTCTTCCAGGCCCGCCTCGCCGAGGAGTACGGGGTGGAGGTCGAGATGCACGTGACCTCGTACCAGCTCGTCCGCTGGTTGGCGGGTGACCCGGGCAGCGTGGCCCGTTTCGCCCGGCACGTGGAGGACGACCAGGGCCGCCCGGTGATGCTCTTCCGCAGCAAGTACGACCTCGACTACACCGCCGAGCAGCACCCCGAGATCGAGTTCCTGCCGCTGCCGCGCGACCTCACCCGGGTCTAA